A part of Bubalus bubalis isolate 160015118507 breed Murrah chromosome 6, NDDB_SH_1, whole genome shotgun sequence genomic DNA contains:
- the LOC102411863 gene encoding protein S100-A7 has protein sequence MSVSQLEQAITDLINLFHKYSGHDDTIEKEDLLRLMKENFPNFLGACEKRGRDYLSNIFEKQDKNKDRKIDFSEFLSLLADIATDYHNHSHGDKLCSGGNK, from the exons ATGAGCGTCTCTCAGCTTGAGCAGGCCATTACAGACTTGATCAATCTGTTTCACAAATACTCGGGACACGATGACACCATCGAGAAGGAGGACCTGCTGCGGCTGATGAAGGAGAACTTCCCCAACTTCCTCGGTGCCTGT GAGAAAAGGGGCAGAGATTACTTGTCCAATATCTTTGAGAAACAAGACAAGAATAAGGACCGGAAGATTGACTTTTCTGAGTTCCTGTCCTTGCTGGCGGACATAGCCACAGACTATCACAACCACAGCCACGGAGACAAGCTCTGTTCTGGGGGAAATAAGTGA